The Ruminococcus bovis genome includes a region encoding these proteins:
- a CDS encoding EFR1 family ferrodoxin (N-terminal region resembles flavodoxins. C-terminal ferrodoxin region binds two 4Fe-4S clusters.) — MSDKMEVYYFSPTGGTKKVTQIFVDAIEKEAKWYDLGKKDTIPEEATSELTVVTAPVFGGRIPSVVREKIKKLKGTGKKAITIVVYGNRAYEDALLEMNDILTENGFTVIASGAFVAQHSMAPEVGAGRPDQEDAKDIRKFAKAILNKKNTDGVQVSGNRPYKPEMNMPFTPISLPTCKKCGVCAKLCPTDAITITDNRVTTDKEKCILCMACTCACPEHARILPPPVQEKMEKMLGALKNIRNKNETFL, encoded by the coding sequence ATGTCAGATAAAATGGAAGTATATTATTTCAGCCCAACAGGTGGAACAAAAAAGGTAACTCAAATTTTTGTGGATGCAATAGAGAAAGAAGCAAAGTGGTATGATTTAGGAAAGAAAGATACGATACCTGAAGAAGCAACATCAGAATTAACTGTTGTTACTGCACCTGTATTTGGTGGCAGAATTCCCTCTGTTGTAAGGGAAAAAATCAAAAAGTTAAAAGGTACAGGAAAAAAGGCAATTACAATTGTGGTTTATGGAAACCGAGCTTATGAAGATGCACTGCTTGAGATGAACGATATTTTAACAGAAAATGGATTTACAGTAATTGCATCAGGTGCATTTGTGGCACAACACTCTATGGCCCCGGAAGTTGGTGCAGGAAGACCTGATCAGGAAGATGCAAAGGATATTCGTAAATTTGCAAAAGCTATCCTAAATAAGAAAAATACAGATGGTGTGCAAGTTTCGGGAAATCGTCCTTATAAACCGGAAATGAATATGCCTTTTACCCCTATTTCACTTCCTACTTGTAAAAAATGTGGAGTGTGTGCAAAGTTATGCCCAACAGATGCAATTACAATTACTGATAACAGAGTAACAACAGATAAAGAAAAATGTATTTTGTGTATGGCATGTACCTGTGCTTGTCCTGAACATGCAAGAATTTTACCACCACCGGTACAGGAAAAGATGGAAAAGATGCTTGGTGCATTGAAAAATATCAGAAACAAAAATGAAACATTTCTATAA